In Acinonyx jubatus isolate Ajub_Pintada_27869175 chromosome A3, VMU_Ajub_asm_v1.0, whole genome shotgun sequence, a genomic segment contains:
- the WFDC9 gene encoding protein WFDC9, with protein sequence MFSLFLILLSLIPVVPLAALGEDQNLTQTRIETTTMKPWILLLNVIIYGVVMPLPVLGGLRNKTFFSVGRTVVEQCWIQPLLQYCEKRCTRLQECLSPNHTCCWTFCGNICLDNE encoded by the exons atgttctctctctttctgatccTACTCTCCTTAATTCCTGTTGTACCTCTGGCAGCATTGGGAGAAGACCAGAACTTAACCCAAACACGCATAGAGACTACTACCATGAAGCCCTGGATTCTCCTACTCAACGTGATCATCTATGGGGTTGTGATGCCTCTGCCTGTGCTGGGAGGCCTCAGGAACAAGACATTTT TTTCAGTTGGAAGAACAGTGGTCGAGCAGTGCTGGATACAGCCTCTGTTACAGTACTGTGAGAAAAGGTGCACTAGACTACAGGAGTGTTTATCTCCCAATCATACATGCTGCTGGACCTTCTGTGGAAACATCTGCTTGGACAATGAGTGA
- the LOC128311352 gene encoding WAP four-disulfide core domain protein 10A-like codes for MPTQALLPTLLLSVLLLLLQVQGGHRTLNRMQKIEQFNEVKVCEKHTNIYMCRRPCEYHQDCQANNICCSTFCGNICMTL; via the exons ATGCCAACCCAGGCTCTCCTGCCCACCCTGCTCCTCTctgtgttgctgctgctgctacagGTCCAGGGAGGGCACCGTACACTGAACAGGATGCAGA AAATAGAGCAGTTCAATGAAGTGAAGGTTTGTGAAAAGCACACCAACATATATATGTGCAGACGTCCATGTGAATATCACCAAGATTGTCAAGCAAATAACATATGCTGTTCAACCTTCTGTGGGAATATCTGCATGACACTCTAG